Proteins encoded by one window of Brienomyrus brachyistius isolate T26 chromosome 1, BBRACH_0.4, whole genome shotgun sequence:
- the si:ch211-272n13.3 gene encoding ankyrin repeat domain-containing protein 26 isoform X4, which produces MMKKILKFSKKRRGFSPSSSDAGSILSIGYEIKEKDLGKVHKAASLGDLTKLKQLAKKNDLNQLDKENRTPLHIACAYGHTDVVLFLVENKAKLNLCDNQNRSPLMKAVQCQQETCAALLLEHSADPNLVDINGNTALHLAALIPSVPMGTQLLEHGANINADNKDGCTPLILAVTENHTEMVEFLLKEGADVNAKDQGKRTSLIIAACNGQISMIRLLLANNADIAVKDEKGWTSDDYAVINGHHACSHLIIEHGTRRRCQHSPSFPGQSRQQRPVGSPGGEDEAAFSLGRPASNRDELHLAGASEAGKVDDNSQVESISRASKSAAGDSWLSSDEDDGLQLSPKKPQKVNLKKLISSSEKGRKRAAADSRSWSERESDAENDDRGERDSAPSEISPPLRGSVLPPPSPSPAPFSKPPQVPSTLLRSSRTEENSTDADCEEEEEDEDSKEEELGRVEDKVPHGEHPHDDGERNEVPVQKRDFLSELGLGDRADDDSWDSPVSESPRKLRVGINSPATPKEESAIVPEKSDEGGPCDDLQQKPGVSNAKPMHVLPTPAVTMDNTNVKIDLMEELGLGDVDDLEDPSDWDSSSSSCTSHRVIKQVSPDEPHPLASDKEPITTPPSTVVPASGGEEPATSVTEGSFENTKSALAPPNGYSPRQAQIKPQAQPRTRKTLATTGNEEETSVTEVLADDAEDLSAGPEMPQKVCEEMRELPTVQHHHPLRGVEGQRRSFVGENVKEELSERGTNSASEKEPEAKLNQGLGSKYAERFAAAGSAEVPEEMEIGDDFDDLTQSSDTGTDEADFPASGFRNASLLIQQLDSSCIDSVSMVKLQTMFHEYECTIQREKGRCSRLSDKVSQLEEERANLKQVLEETRDVKSILEHRQVDLETELKNFKFVLKQEQEKHRNACMLHDKGCEQLRVKEEQYHTEVQERQKVELAKRNLELEMRALVNSMKQLEDDHSETQRLLAHERSTRTVQEGILTKHMCKQRELEEENMRNFTKSSEAISQLSEASDREKQLVQQSQSLHEEVTALRMDLERVRAHSRQEEAHLGEENETLRERLEDARRDLKLSEEALAQTVYQYNGQISALRAECSMASAKLEHEKQAKERLEAEADSARVRLAAALQEVEVIQASRAEADRSLQREREDWQRTQEKISAELAGQRESANSLSQQLGAAEAKANSLENECHRASLSLTEKSLLLETVQREHDRGQAQIRQLEVGLQAEREQAGKAAARQEATQERLAQAQSETMLLRQQLEEAQNRGVIKERAVTDAQERFSDLLGKLRADSEERVRMAEERSKELVSKNNELQEQLLRQDLEKAEREAALRQLQQELADTLKKLSMSEASLEVNSRYRNDLEEEKLRLQKDMDRLRGRLQESEDQYVQAEQRIHELKRALDDKERDAITSSQRLQEALAAAVDRDKMVKQLEEAMQKLEIENVRLEASAKQQMNRMEVLQRDSQEAAETSDSSPGTGVRNRLEDLVTDLQGSKITLEDKLSREVQKQNLLSHSAQDTHRLWEEEMKARARLSLRLAELEREKGELSGQAEIERKRAKKTAEQKKSTDIRLDQEMSRNAELQKDISRLKVLLKTAKKRLREQQNMEPDAVLSKPGDTLGRMKSRVDELTLQLQKEEMKCTKMEALNSDLKEQLSSLKALSRTNEHLERGKRRLEEEVAGLQRQMESSRMDQNQLEHYCRDAEERARQEVRQKLEEVNLFLQTQAASQEALEQMKAANEASLRAQQEQRMRELEDEMSRLRGSQNDSLSQKESALTELQRYRELYSQELQLRKSLAAKLERSNERLGEANAKLLGERQRTRSLIAGSMGGSLIGPSLDVEQLNPAGPYGGGLASGFLDPAGTGQNTKVETFLAKMQNELEKNITRELDKASAELGRESARLSPVGSVAVSQRSLSTDQDPVARATQQYLDVLKKNYRI; this is translated from the exons ATGATGAAGAAAATACTCAAATTTAGCAAGAAACGGAGAGGTTTCTCTCCAAGTTCGTCTGATGCCGGGAGCATTTTATCAATAGGATATGAGATAAAGGAAAAAGACTTGGGAAAGGTTCATAAGGCTGCGTCCCTGGGTGACCTGACCAAACTGAAGCAGCTTGCAAAAAAGAATGATTTAAACCAACTGGATAAAGAGAACAG AACTCCCCTGCATATTGCTTGTGCATATGGGCATACGGATGTTGTTCTGTTCCTGGTGGAAAACAAGGCCAAGCTGAACTTATGTGACAATCAGAACCGTTCCCCACTGATGAAG GCAGTGCAGTGTCAGCAGGAGACGTGTGCCGCCCTCCTGCTGGAGCACAGTGCTGACCCCAACTTGGTGGATATCAACGGGAACACGGCCCTGCACCTGGCTGCCCTTATCCCGTCAGTGCCCATGGGTACACAGCTGCTGGAACACGGTGCCAACATCAATGCCGATAACAAG GATGGATGCACTCCTCTGATCCTGGCAGTAACAGAAAATCACACTGAGATGGTAGAGTTTCTCCTTAAGGAAGGAGCTGATGTCAATGCTAAGGACCAAGGAAAAAG GACATCCTTAATAATTGCTGCCTGTAATGGACAAATCAGTATGATTCGTCTGCTTTTGGCGAACAATGCAGATATAGCGGTTAAGGATGAGAAAGGATGGACATCTGATGACTATGCAGTTATTAACGGGCACCATGC TTGTTCCCATTTGATAATAGAGCATGGGACCAGGAGGAGGTGCCAGCACTCGCCCTCTTTCCCCGGGCAGAGCAGGCAGCAGCGGCCGGTGGGCAGCCCAGGGGGGGAGGACGAGGCGGCCTTTTCCCTGGGGAGACCGGCCTCTAACAGAGACG AGCTGCACCTTGCAGGAGCAAGTGAAGCAGGGAAAG ttgatGATAATTCACAAGTAGAATCCATCAGTAG ggcATCTAAATCCGCTGCTGGAGATTCATGGCTTTCATCAGATGAAGACGATGGCTTACAGTTGAGCCCGAAG AAACCACAAAAGGTGAACCTGAAGAAGCTTATCAGCTCTTCGGAGAAGGGCAGAAAAAGAG CCGCAGCAGACTCCAGGTCCTGGAGTGAGCGCGAGTCTGACGCAGAGAATGACGACAGAGGCGAGAGGGACTCGGCCCCCTCTGAGATTTCACCCCCCCTGAGGGGCAGCGTCCTGCCCCCACCATCCCCTTCGCCTGCCCCCTTTTCCAAACCACCTCAGGTGCCATCCACGCTGCTCCGTAGCTCCAGAACG GAAGAGAATTCCACAGATGCAGAttgtgaggaggaggaggaagatgaagacAGCAAAGAAGAGGAGTTAGGGCGGGTTGAGGATAAAGTGCCGCACGGTGAACATCCGCACGATGACGGTGAGAGGAATGAGGTGCCAGTACAGAAGAGAG attTTCTGTCGGAGTTGGGTCTTGGGGACCGTGCAGACGATGACTCCTGGGACTCC CCTGTTTCTGAAAGCCCAAGGAAACTGCGCGTTGGCATTAATTCCCCTGCGACGCCCAAAGAAGAGTCGGCCATTGTTCCCGAGAAGAGCGATGAAG GTGGTCCTTGCGATGATTTACAACAGAAG CCTGGTGTATCGAACGCTAAGCCAATGCATGTATTGCCGACACCAGCCGTAACCATGGACAACACTAACGTAAAAATTG ATTTAATGGAAGAACTTGGATTGGGAGATGTGGATGATCTTGAAG ATCCTTCAGATTGGGACAGTTCCAGCTCCTCCTGCACAAGCCACCGTGTCATCAAGCAGGTTTCTCCTGATGAACCCCACCCACTGGCCTCGGACAAGGAACCAATCACCACCCCTCCCTCGACCGTCGTACCAGCCAGTGGAGGTGAAGAGCCTGCTACATCCGTAACAGAAGGGAGTTTCGAAAATACAAAGAGTGCCCTGGCTCCCCCGAACGGCTACTCCCCACGGCAGGCCCAAATCAAGCCCCAGGCTCAGCCCCGCACCCGGAAGACGCTTGCAACCACAGGGAATGAAGAAG AGACCTCAGTGACCGAGGTGCTGGCAGACGATGCTGAAGATCTCAGCGCAGGACCGGAGATGCCGCAGAAG GTTTGTGAGGAGATGAGGGAGCTACCAACTGTCCAGCATCATCATCCATTAAGGGGTGttgaaggacaaaggaggagttTTGTGGGAGAAAATGTAAAAGAAGAGCTTAGTGAAAGAGGCACCAATTCTGCATCTGAAAAGGAACCTGAAGCTAAATTAAATCAAGGATTAGGGTCAAAATATGCCGAAAG GTTCGCAGCTGCAGGGAGCGCAGAG GTGCCTGAAGAGATGGAAATTGGGGATGACTTTGATGATCTCACTCAGTCATCTGACACGGGCACGGATGAGGCGGATTTCCCCGCGTCGGGATTCCGCAACGCTTCCCTGCTGATCCAGCAGCTGGACTCCTCCTGCATCG ACTCAGTGAGCATGGTGAAGCTGCAGACCATGTTCCACGAGTACGAGTGTACAATCCAGAGGGAAAAAGGACGCTGCAGCAGGCTGTCGGATAAGGTCTCTCAGCTGGAGGAAGAACGGGCCAACCTGAAGCAAGTCCTGGAAGAGACGCGCGACGTTAAATCCATCTTGGAGCACCGGCAGGTGGATTTAGAGACCGAACTGAAAAACTTCAA GTTTGTCCTGAAGCAAGAGCAGGAAAAGCACAGGAACGCTTGCATGCTGCACGACAAGGGCTGCGAGCAGCTGCGGGTGAAGGAGGAGCAGTATCACACCGAGGTGCAGGAGAGGCAGAAGGTGGAGCTCGCCAAGAGGAACCTGGAGCTGGAGATGAGGGCGCTCGTTAATAGCATGAAGCAG CTGGAAGACGACCACAGTGAGACGCAGCGCTTGCTGGCCCATGAGCGCAGTACCCGCACCGTTCAGGAGGGCATCCTAACCAAGCACATGTGCAAGcagagggagctggaggaggagaaTATGAGGAACTTCACTAAGAGCAGCGAG GCCATATCTCAGCTGTCAGAGGCCAGCGACCGGGAGAAGCAGCTTGTGCAGCAGAGCCAGAGCCTACATGAGGAGGTGACGGCACTAAGGATGGACTTGGAGCGAGTTCGTGCCCATAGCCGCCAGGAAGAAGCCCACCTCGGCGAGGAGAATGAGACCCTCAGGGAGAGGCTGGAGGACGCCAGACGTGACCTGAAGCTCAGCGAAGAAGCCCTGGCCCAAACGGTCTACCAGTACAACGGGCAGATCTCTGCCCTCAGGGCTGAGTGCTCCATGGCCTCGGCCAAGCTGGAGCACGAGAAGCAGGCCAAGGAGAGGCTGGAGGCCGAGGCGGACTCGGCCCGGGTGAGGCTGGCAGCCGCCTTGCAGGAGGTGGAGGtcattcaggcctccagggcCGAAGCCGACAGGAGCCTGCAGCGTGAGAGGGAGGACTGGCAGAGGACGCAGGAGAAGATCTCGGCGGAGCTGGCCGGCCAGCGCGAATCCGCGAACAGCCTCTCGCAGCAGCTGGGCGCAGCCGAGGCCAAGGCCAACAGCCTTGAGAACGAGTGTCACCGCGCCTCACTGTCACTCACCGAGAAGAGCCTGCTGCTGGAGACGGTGCAGAGGGAGCATGACCGGGGCCAGGCCCAGatcaggcagctggaggtgggcctGCAGGCTGAGCGGGAGCAGGCCGGCAAGGCTGCGGCGCGACAGGAGGCAACGCAGGAGCGGCTGGCCCAGGCCCAGAGCGAGACCAtgctgctccggcagcagctggaagaggCCCAGAACCGGGGCGTGATCAAGGAGCGGGCAGTGACGGACGCGCAGGAGCGCTTTAGCGACCTGCTGGGCAAGCTGCGCGCGGATAGCGAGGAGCGGGTGCGGATGGCGGAGGAGAGGAGCAAGGAGTTGGTCTCAAAGAACAACGAGCTGCAGGAGCAGCTGCTGAGGCAGGACCTGGAGAAGGCCGAGAGAGAG GCAGCTCTGAGGCAACTACAGCAGGAACTCGCCGACACCCTGAAGAAGCTCTCCATGTCTGAGGCCTCTCTGGAGGTGAACTCTCGCTACAGAAACGACCTGGAAGAGGAAAAGCTACGTCTGCAGAAGGACATGGATAGGCTCAGGGGCAGG CTGCAGGAGAGCGAGGATCAGTATGTCCAGGCAGAACAGCGCATCCACGAGCTGAAGAGGGCACTAGATGACAAGGAGCGAGACGCCATTACCTCCAGTCAGAGGCTGCAGGAAGCCCTGGCAGCTGCTGTGGACAGAGACAAGATGGTCAAGCAGCTGGAGGAGGCCATGCAGAA GCTGGAAATCGAGAACGTCAGGCTGGAGGCTTCAGCCAAACAGCAGATGAACAGGATGGAGGTGCTGCAGAGGGACAgccaggaagctgcagag ACATCAGATTCGTCACCTGGCACTGGG GTTAGGAATCGTTTAGAGGATTTGGTCACAGATTTGCAAGGGAGCAAGATTACGCTGGAGGATAAACTGAGTCGAGAG GTGCAGAAGCAGAACCTGCTTTCCCACAGCGCCCAGGACACCCATCGGCTGTGGGAGGAGGAGATGAAGGCTCGGGCGCGACTGAGCCTGCGCCTGGCGGAGCTGGAGAGGGAGAAGGGCGAGCTGTCCGGGCAG GCGGAAATTGAAAGAAAAAGGGCAAAGAAAACCGCAGAGCAGAAGAAATCCACGGATATTAGGCTTGACCAGGAGATGAGCAGAAACGCAGAGCTGCAGAAAGACATATCAAG ACTGAAGGTCCTGCTGAAAACGGCCAAGAAGAGACTGAGGGAGCAGCAGAACATGGAACCGGACGCCGTGCTCAGCAAGCCAGgcgacaccctgggcaggatgaagTCCCGA GTTGACGAGCTCACTCTCCAGCTGCAAAAAGAGGAAATGAAGTGCACCAAGATGGAGGCCCTGAATTCAGACCTGAAGGAGCAGCTTTCCTCCCTGAAGGCCCTTAGCAGGACCAATGAGCATCTGGAGAGGGGCAAGAGAAggctggaggaggaggtggcCGGCCTGCAGCGGCAGATGGAGAGCAGCAGGATGGACCAGAACCAGCTGGAGCATTACTGCAGAGATGCTGAGGAACGGGCCCGTCAGGAGGTCCGGCAGAAGCTGGAGGAGGTCAACCTCTTTCTGCAG ACCCAGGCCGCATCTCAGGAGGCTTTGGAGCAAATGAAAGCTGCCAATGAAGCGAGTCTGCGGGCCCAGCAGGAGCAGCGCATGCGGGAGCTGGAGGACGAGATGAGCCGCCTGCGCGGCAGCCAGAACGACAGCCTGTCCCAGAAGGAGAGCGCGCTGACGGAGCTGCAGCGCTACCGCGAGCTCTACAGCCAGGAGCTGCAGCTGCGCAAGAGCCTGGCAGCCAAGCTGGAAAG GTCCAATGAGCGCCTGGGAGAGGCCAACGCCAAACTGCTAGGTGAGCGTCAGCGCACCCGGTCGCTGATCGCAGGCAGCATGGGTGGCAGCCTGATTGGCCCCTCACTGGATGTGGAGCAACTGAACCCAGCAGGGCCTTATGGAGGCGGCCTAGCAAGTGGCTTCCTGGACCCAGCGGGGACTGGACAGAACACCAAGGTGGAAACCTTCCTGGCGAAG